DNA from Asanoa sp. WMMD1127:
GAGGCAGGCGACGATGGTCAGCGCCACGTCGATCAGCACCGTCCGGGCCTGGATGCCGTTGTCGACGGTCTGCCGGTAGAACACGTAGGACCAGATGGTCAGCGCCACGACGGCGATCGCGAGCGGCACCGCCTGGACCGGCGGCTCCCGCACGGCGAGCGCGACCACCGCGACGGCGATGCCGCAGCTGAGGCGGATGGCCGCGGGAAACAGCGCGTAGACCCGGGCCAGGGCGACGCCGGCGGGGTTGAAGGTCGGAGCGGCCGGCGGCGGCTCGGGCAACGGCGCCAGTGGGATCGGTTCGGGCCTCAGCCACGGCCGGTCGGGCGGCCCGGAGTGCGGCCGCCGGAGGCTGTGGTTGGGCACCGACGCACCCAGACGCGTGTCGATGCGGGCCATTCAACCACGCAATGCGAGCGTCCGGTCGCCGCAGGGTTGCCTAAAAATCAGGCAGGAGGCAACATTTCGACGCCTAGCTGCTGGAGCAGCTGGAACAGTTCGTTGACGCTCCAGACGTCGGCGATCAGGCCGTCGGCGTCGAAGCGCAGGAAGGTCGCGCCGGAGTAGCTGACGACCGTGCCGGTCGGGGGGACCGGGCCGAACTGGCCGAGCTGCGTGCCGGCGGCCCGCCAGTGCACGGCCGCCCGGTCGGCGCTGACGACGAGGTCCACGATCTTGTAGCGGAGGTCCGGAAAGGACGCCCGGCGCTCCTGGTGCCAGGCGAGCACGCCGACCGGGCCGCTGGCGCCGAGGCCCGGGCAGTCCGGCGCGATCAGCTCGTACGCCGTGGCCTCGTTGGCGCCGTTCCAGACGTCGGCGATCAGCCGCCGGACGGCGGACTCGTGATCGCTCACAGCGCCACCCGGACGGCGGCGGTGAGCACCAGCTGGCCCAGCGACACGGGCACCAGGACGAGCCAGCACAGCCGCTGGAGCTGGTCCTCGCGCAGCCTCGGGTAGGCGACCCGGAACCAGATCACCACGAACGCGACCGCGAAGATCTTGACCAGGGTCCACAGCCAGCCGAGCTGGTCGTCGAACGGGCCCTTCCAGCCGCCGAGGAACAGCACCGTGGTCAGCGCCGCGATCACCACGATGCCGACGTATTCCGCGAGCAGGAAGAACGCGAACCGCAGGCCGGTGTATTCGGTCATGTAGCCGAACACCAGCTCCGAGTCGGCGATCGGCATGTCGAACGGTGGCCGGCGGATCTCGGCGAGCCCGGCCACGAAGAACACCACCAGCGCCGGCAGCTGCCAGAGCAGCCACCACGGCCGCCAGGCCTCGACGATGCCGGTCAGGCTCAGCGTGCCGGCCGCCATCGCGACGCTGGCCGCGGCGAGCACCATCGGCAGCTCGTAGCCGAGCAGCTGGGCCGCGCCGCGCAGGCCGCCGAGCAGGCTGTATTTGTTGGCCGAGGCCCAGGCCGACATGAGCACCGCGACCACGCCGACGCCGAGCACGGCCAGCACGAAGAACAGGCCGACGTCGAGGTTCTGCCCGACCAGGTCGCCCGGCCCGAGCGGCACGACGAGCAGCACCAGCAGGTAGGGCACCAGCGCGACGAGCGGGGCCAGCCGGAACACGGCACGGTCGGCGGCGGCCGGCGTGACGTCTTCCTTCTGCACGAACTTGATGCCGTCGGCGATCAGCTGGGCCCAGCCGTGGTAGGCGCCCGCGTACATCGGGCCGAGCCGGCCCTGCATGTGCGCCATCACCTTGTGCTCGGTCTGGCCGACGACCAGCGGGAGGACCAGGAACGCGGCGACGACGCCGACCACGCGCACGAGGACCTCGAGCCAGAGTGGCATCAGGCCGGCCCCCATTCACCCGGAGCGGGTACGCCCGGCGGCCGCATCGGAGCCCGCTTGCTGGTGCCGGCCTCGCTCTCCCCCGGCTCCTTGGCGCCCGGCCAGGCCTTGGCGACCCGGGCCGCGAGCACGAACTCCTTGCGCAGCGGATGGCCCTCGAACTCGGGCGGCAGCAGCAGCGGCCGCAGGTCGGCGTGGCCGGCGAAGTCGACGCCGAACATCTCGTGCGTCTCGCGCTCGTGCCAGGCGGCGCCCGGGAAGATCGGCACGACCGTGTCGACCACCGGCTCGGTCCGCGGGACCCGGGTGCGCAGCAGCACGCCGTGCTTGTGGGTGGTCGACCAGAGGTGGGCGACGATCGCGAAGCCCTCGTCGAGCTCGTCGACGGCGGACAGCCAGTCGAAGAAGTCGCAGGCCAGCGCGGCGTCGTCGCGGGCGACCCGAGCCGCCTCGGCCCAGCCGGCGGCCGGCACGTCGACGGTCGCCCGGGCGTGGTCGTTGCCGCCCGAGACGGAGGCCTCGCCGGTGACCAGCTCGGTCAGCCGGGCTCCGATCTCCTCCGGGGTCATGCGGAGATCCTAGGCTTTCGGCATGGCATCCACGAGGCTCCCCGTGATCGATGTAGGTCCACTGCGGTCGGGCACTGACCCGGAGCGCGTGGCCCGGGAGATCGAGTCGGCGTGCCGGGACACCGGGTTCTTCTACGTGACCGGCCACGGCGTGCCGGCCGCGCTGCTGGCCCGGATGGACGCGGCGGCCCGCACGTTCTTCGCGCTGAGCGAGGCCGAGAAGATGGCGATCGCGATGCCGCACGCCGGCCCGGCGTGGCGCGGATATTTCCCGCTCGGCGGCGAGCTGACCGCCGGCCGGCCGGACCGCAAGGAGGGCATCTACTTCGGCGAGGAGCTGGCCGACGGGGACCCGCGGGCGGGGCTGCCGCTGCACGGGCGCAACCTGTTCCCGGCCGCGGTCCCGGAGCTGCGGGCCGCGGTGCTCGACTACGTGACCGCGCTGACCGGGCTCGCCCAGGACGTCATGCGCGGCGTGGCCCGCAGCCTCGACCTGCCGGCCGACTACTTCGCCGCGGGCTACACGCGGGTGCCCACCGTGCTGTTCCGGATCTTCCACTACCCGCCGCAGCCGCCGGACACCGATGAGTGGGGCGTCGGCGAACACACCGACTACGGGCTGCTCACGCTCCTGGCGCAGGACCAGAACGGCGGCCTGTCCGTGCGTACGCCGGGCGGGTGGGTGGATGCGCCGCCGCTGCCCGGGACGTTCGTGTGCAACATCGGCGACATGCTCGAGCGGCTCACCGGCGGGTGGTACCGGTCGACCGTGCACCGGGTGCGCAACGTGAGCGGCAACGAGCGGCTCTCGTACCCGTTCTTCTTCGATCCGGACTTCAGCGCGGAGGTGCCGCCGCTGCCCGGCCGGGCGCGCACGACCGCGACCGGCGAGCCGCGCTGGGACGGCGCGGATCCGGTCGCGTTCACCGGCACCTACGGCGACTACCTGACCGCCAAGGTGGCCAAGGTCTTCCCCGAGCTGTTCGAGGCGACCCGCTAGTCGGTTTCGGGGCGTCAGTCGGTCTCGGGGCGTTCGTCGAGGCGGTGGGTGCGGGCGGGCAGGCGGCCGGTGCGCCGCACCCGCTCCGCCTGCGCGGGGTCGCCGTAGCAGCTGGGGCAGCCCTCGTCGTCGCACGGGTCCTGGACCAGCCGACGGGATTGCGAGCCGTTGATTTGTCGCGATCGCGTCATGGCTCTCAGTTTCACCCCAACAACGCCTCGGTGTCGGCCGAATTACGACAATGAGGCGGGCGGTATCGACCGGCTACTGTGTTAGTGCCGTCCACCCCGGGAGAGCAGTGGCCGACAAGCTCGACTTCGCGGAGTTCTACGCCGCGTGGTTCCGTCCGCTGACGCATCAGCTGTTCGCCCACACGGGCGATCTGGCCGAGGCGCAGGACGTGGTGCAGGAAGCCTTCTGCCGGGCCTGGCCCCGCTGGTCCACACTGGACGACCCTGGCGCCTGGGTGCGGCGGGTGGCGTGGAACCTCGCCACCAGCCGCTGGCGGCGGGCCCGCCGGCTGCTCCACCTGACCCGCGCGGTGCGCGAGGAGCACGCTCCGGGGCCCGGCCCGGACGCGGTGGCGCTGCGGGCGGCGCTGGCCACGCTGCCGGAACGCCAGCGCCAGGCGGTGGTGCTCTACTACCTGGCCGACGTGTCGATCACCGAGATCGCCGAGCTGACCGGCGCCGCCGAGGGCACCGTCAAGTCCTGGCTGCACCGCGGCCGGGCGACGCTGGCGTTGCGGCTGGCCGACGACGACGTCACGACCGGATCGGGGGTGCGCAGTGCTTGACCATCAGCCCTGCGACCGCGTCCGGATCGCGTTCGACGAGCTCACCGACTCGGTCGACCCACACGTCCGCCCGCCCGGCGCCGACTCCGTGCTCGCGACGGTCCGGCGTCGCAGGCAGCGCCGGTTGGCCGGCTCCACGGCCGCCGCGCTCGCCGTCGTCGGTGTGCTCGCGCTGGTCCGGTTGCCGCTGGCCGACCGGCCCACGGTCGACCAGGCCGAGCCGGCGCGACCCGCGGCCACGACCCAGGGACCGCTGCTGCCGCCGTTCGCGCCGCCGACGGCGGTGACGCCGAGCCCGCCGGCCGCCACCGTCACGGTCGTGCCGTCGGACGCGCCGTCCGAAGGTGGCGCGACGCGGACCGCGCCACCGCCGCCGGACCGCCCGACCGACGACGCGGTGGCACCGGCCGCGCCGTGCGTTTCCAAGGTGACCGCCGCGGCCACCGGCGGCACGCTGGTGTTCTCCGCCGGCCCGGTCTGCCCCGGGGCCGGGATCGTCGTGTCCTGGGCGACCTATGAGACGCAACAGGACGGGTCGCAGCAGCTCTTCGCCTCCGGGCGGCGCACGTTGACGCCGGACGATCCCCGCTGGACGGCCACGTTGCGCGAGTCGCCGACCTGCGTCGGACCGTGGTACGCCCTGCGGGCCGACCCGCCCATCCCCGCCACGATCGCCGCCGACGTGGTCGAGCCGTTCCCCGGCGGCACGGTGCTGGCCAGGGAAGACGGCGAGATCTGCCTCAACTGACGAGGTCCATCGACCAGGACTCGTCGATCAGGTCGGCGCCGAACTCGCGGACGGGCTCGGCGCGGTCGAGGTGGAAGCCCGCCCGCTGGTAGATCCGGCGTGCCTCGGCCATCGCCTCGTAGGTGCTCAGCACGATCCGGCGGTAGCCGGCCCGACGGGCGAAGCGCAGACACTCGTCGACGAGGCGCCCGCCGAGCCCGAGCCCGCGGGCGGCCGGCTCGACCAGCAGGACCCGCAGGCGGGCGGTCTCGTCGTCGTCGCGCGCGCACATGATCGAGCCGACCGGCACGCCGTCGGACTCGGCGATCCAGAGCGCCTCGCGGGCCGGGTCGGGGCTGGTGCCGAACTCGCCGACGATCCGGGCGACGTAGGCCTCGAAGCGGGCGTCCCAGCCGTGCGCCGCCGCGTAGAGCTCGCCGTGCCGGCGCACGATCCAGCCCAGGTCGCCGGCGACCGGCGGGCGGAGCACCACGAGCCCGGGCGGCGCCGCCGGGTCGAGCACCTGCTCGATCGCGTCCATCGCGCCGAGCAGCCGGCGGCGCTGGCCGTCGGGCAGCGGTTCGAGCAGCGCGCCGACGTCGGAGCGGGAGCGGGCGTCGAGATCGCGGGCGGCGGCCCGGCCGGCCGCGGTGAGCGACACGACCTGCCGCCGGCCGTCGCTGGCCGATCGGGCCCGCTCGGCGAGCCCGTCGCTCTCGAACCGGCCCAGCACCCGGCTGAGGTAGCCGGCGTCGAGACCCAGCGAGCGCCGCAGGTCGACGACCTCGACCCGGTCGGCCTGCGCGAGCTCGAACAGCACCCGGGCCTCGGCCAGCGAGTAGGGCGTGTCCAGCAGGCTCTCTCCGAGCACGCCGATCACGCGGGTGTAGAAGCGGTTGAAGGCCCGGACGCGCGCGATCGGTTCCATGCCCACCTCAACTAAATCTTTGACTTTGTCAAAGACTAGGCGGGCGCCGTTTCCGCGCGCAATACCGGGGCAGACAGCAAGATGGTTCCTATGCGGGCGCTGACCGTGACACCGGGCACGAAGGACACCCTCCGGCTCGACCAGGACTTCCCCGAGCCCGATCCGCGGGAGGGCGGGCTGCTGGTGGAGGCCGTCGCCGTCGGCGTGTGCGGCACCGACCGAGAGATCATCGCGGCCGACTACGGCGAGGCCCCGCCCGGCGCGGAGCGGCTGGTGATCGGCCACGAGTCGCTCGGCCGGGTGGTCGAGGACCCGTCCGGCCGGCTCGCCAAGGGTGACCTGGTCGCCGGCATCGTCCGGCACCCCGACCCGGTGCCCTGCCCGAACTGCGCGGCCGGGCAGTGGGACATGTGCCGCAACGGTCAGTACACCGAGCACGGCATCAAGGGCCTCGACGGCTTCGCCCGCGACCGGTGGCGGATCGAGCCCGAGCACGCGGTCAGGCTCGACCAGTCGCTCGGGCTGCTCGGCGTGCTGCTCGAACCGACGAGCGTGGTCGCCAAGGCCTGGGAGCTGATCGACCGCTTCATCGAGCGCGACCCGTGGAAGCCGGCGAACGTGCTGATCACCGGGGCCGGCCCGATCGGCCTGCTGGCGGCACTGCTCGGCCAGCAGCGGGGCCTCGACGTGCACGTGCTCGACCTGGCCACCGACGGCCCCAAGCCGCAGCTGACCCATGACCTCGGCGCGACGTACCACAGCAAGCCCGTGCACGAGCTCGGCTTCGAACCCGACCTGGTGCTGGAGTGCACCGGGGCGCCGCCGGTGGTGTTCGGCGTGATGGACGCGGTCGGACCCTGCGGCATCGTCTGCCTGACCGGCGTGTCCACCGGCGGGCACCAGATCCCGGTCGACGCGGGCGCGCTCAACCGGGCCCTGGTGCTGGAGAACAACGTGGTCTTCGGCTCGGTCAACGCCAACGCCCGGCACTGGCAGGCGGGCGCCGAGGCGCTGGCCGCCGCCGACCGCGACTGGCTCGGCCGGCTGATCACCCGCCGGGTGCCGGTCGAGAACTACACCGAGGCGTACGCGGCCCAGGCCGGCGACATCAAGGTCGTCGTGGAGTTCAACCCCTGAGCTGGCCGTCGCCGGTCACGACGTACTTCGTCGAGGTCAGCTCCGGTAGGCCCATCGGGCCGCGGGCGTGCAGCTTCTGCGTCGAGATGCCGATCTCGGCGCCGAAGCCGAACTCGCCGCCGTCGGTGAACCGGGTCGATGCGTTGACCATCACCGCGGCCGCGTCGACCGCCGCGACGAACTCGCGGGCGGCGGCCAGCGACTCGGTGACGATCGCCTCGGTGTGCTGCGTGCCGTAGCGGCGGATGTGGTCGACCGCGGCCGACAGCGACGGCACCACGGCGGCGGAGATGTCGGCCGAGAGGTATTCGGTGGCGAAGTCCTCGTCGGTCGCCGCGACCACGGCGGCGGAGTGCGCGGCCACCTCAGGCGACCCGTGCACGGTCACGCCGGCCTCCGCGAACGTGGCCAGCACCCGGGGCAGGAACGCGTCGGCGACGTCGGCGTGCACCAGCAGCGACTCGGCGGTGTTGCAGGTGGACAGCCGCTGGGTCTTGGAGTTGAGCGCGATGGCCACGGCCTTGTCGAGGTCGGCGGCGGCGTCGACGTAGACGTGGCAGTTGCCGACGCCCGTCTCGATCACCGGCACGGTCGACTCCTCCACCACGGCGCGGATCAGCGACGCGCCGCCGCGCGGGATCAGCACGTCGACCAGCCCGCGGGCGCGCATCAGCTCCTTGACCGAGTCGCGGGACGACGAGTCGAGCAGCTGCACCGCGTCGGCCGGCAGCCCGGCCACCTCGAGCGCCTCGCGGAGGATCTCGACCAGGGCCGCGTTGGAGTTGGCGGCCGAGGACGAGCCGCGCAGCAGCGCCGCGTTGCCCGACTTGAGGCAGATGCCGGCGGCGTCGACGGTGACGTTGGGCCGGCCCTCGTAGATCATGCCGACCACGCCGAACGGGACGCGGATCTGCCGCAGCTCGAGGCCGTTGGGCAGCGTGGAGCCGCGTACCACCTCGCCGACCGGGTCGGGCAGCGCGGCCATCTCGCGCAGGGCGCCGGCAATCGCGCTGACCCGGGGCGCGGTCAGCGCCAGCCGGTCGAGGATCGCGTCGGATAGGCCCGCCGCGCGCCCGGCGGCGAGGTCGGCGGCGTTGGCCTCGAGCACCTCCGGCGCGCGGGCGACCAGCGCGTCGGCCATGCCGAGCAGCGCACGGTCCTTCACCGCCCGCGGCGTCGCCGCGAGCGCCACTGCCGCCACCCGCGCCCGCTCGGCCTGCTCCCGCACGCTCATCCCGTCCTCCTCTGAAAGGAACGCCTACAGCAACACCAGGTCGTCGCGGTGGACGACTTCACGCTCGTAGCCGGGGCCCAGCTCGGCGGCCAGGTCACCGGTGGATCGGCCGAGCAGCGCCGGCAGCTCGACCGCGTCGTAGTTGACCAGCCCGCGGGCGACCGGCTCGCCCGCGCTGTCGACCAGGTCGACCGGGTCGCCGGCGGTGAACACCCCGTCGACGGCGGTGATGCCGGCCGGCAGCAACGACTTACGGCGGGCCACGACGGCCTGCACGGCGCCCGGGTCGAGGTGCAGCCGGCCGCGTGGCGCGGTCGCGTGGGCCAGCCAGAACAGCCGGGCCGCGGGCCGCTGGGCGACCCGGTGGAACAGGGTGCCGACCGGCTCGCCGGCCAGCGCCGCGGCCGCGTGGGGCGCCGCGGTCAGCACGACCGGGATGCCGAAGCCGGTGGCGATCCGGGCCGCCTCGACCTTGGTGACCATGCCGCCGGTGCCGACGCCGGCGCGGCCCGCGCCGCCGATCGTGACGCCGGCCAGGTCGTCCTCGCCGCGTACCTCGTCGATCTTGCGGGTGCCGGGCCTGCGCGGGTCGCCGGTGTAGAGCGCGTCCACATCGGAGAGCAGCACCAGCAGGTCGGCCTGGACCAGGGCGGCGACGAGCGCGGCCAGCCGGTCGTTGTCGCCGAACCGGATCTCGTCGGTGGCCACGGTGTCGTTCTCGTTGACGATCGGCACGGCGCCGAAGTCGAGCAGCTTGCGGAGGGTCCGGTAGGCGTTGCGGTAGTGCGCCCGCCGGGTCACGTCGTCGGCGGTCAACAGCACCTGGCCGACGGTCAGGTCGTGGCGGGCGAACGCGGCTGCGTAGCGCCCGATCAGCAGGCCCTGCCCCACGGAGGCGGCGGCCTGCTGGGTGGCCAGGTCGCGGGGGCGGCGCGGGATGCCGAGTGGGGCGAGACCGGCGGCGATCGCGCCGGACGAGACCAGCACCACCTCGCGGCCGGCGCGGGCGGCGTCGGCCAGCACGTCGGCGAGGGCGTCGACCCGGGCCGCGTCGAGGCCGCCGTCGGCGGTGGTCAGCGACGACGAGCCGATCTTGACGACGATCCGGCGTGCCGTCGTGACTGCTTCGCGCACGGGTCCATTCTGCGCGGTCGGTCACCCAAGATCACTTTTAGATCCCATAGTGTGGCCGGCGTGGACCCGGAGGAGTACGTGGAAGAGGTGCTCGCCGTGGTCGAACGCATCCCGGCGGGGCGGGCGATGTCCTACGGGGCGATCGCGGACTACCTGGCCGACCGCTCGGGCCGGTCCTCCGCCCGGCTCGTTGGTTCGATCATGGCCAAGCACGGCGGCAGCGTGCCCTGGCACCGCGTGGTGGCCGCCAACGGCCGCGTGGTGCCGGGCCACGAGGGAGAAGCCCTCGCGCGGCACGTCGCCGAGGCGACCCCGCTGCGCAACGGCCGCGTCGACCTCTCCCGCGCGGCCTGGTGGCCCGACGAGCGTTAGGAACGGCCCGTTGTTATGCGGAAACCGTTAACAACGGGCCGTTCCTTTCACAGAAGTTGGCCCGTGCCGCCGCGGCGGGGGTCGCCGCCCGCGCCGGCCACGCCGACGGCGCTGACGCCGCCGAAGAAGTGGTTCAGCTCGTCCCACTGCACGATCGTGTAGCCCGCGTCGGCCAGGGCGGCCAGCTCGTCCTCGGGATAGCCGAGCTCCGCGTGCACCGCGTTGTCGACGACGTGGAACCGCGGCCGGGCCACGGCGGTCTCGGTGTCGAGGCCGTCGACCAGCACGCCGAGCAGCGTGTCGACCAGCGCGGTGCGGATCCGGGACGCACCGGCCGAGCCCGCGGCCAGGACCAGGTCGCCGTCGTCGCCGACCACCACCAGCGGGCACATCATCGACTGCATCCGCTGGCCGGGCGCCATGTCCTCGGTGATCAGCTCACCTTCGCCCAGCATCGAGTTGAGGTTGATGCCCAGCCCCGGCAGCCAGACGCCGGCGCCGATGCCGAGCGTCGTGGTGATCACGCAGGCGTTGCCCTCCTCGTCGACCACCGAGACGTTGGTGGTGTCGCCGATCTTGGGCCGGCCGTACTCGCGCAGCGCGTCGGCCACCGCCACCGCCCGCTTGGGGCGGGTCAGCGACTGGATCGGCTCGGGCAGCGCGCTGATCGTCGCGATGGTGCCGTTGAGGTCGGTGCGGGCGTAGACGTTGTGCCCGGCCAGCCGCGCCTGCGCCACCGGCAGCTCGAGCACCTCGTAGGCGGCCAGGTCGGCCGGGCCGATCGCGCCGCCGGCCGCCCGTACGGCCTTGACCAGCAGGTCGCCGTAGCGCCCGGTGTAGAAGATCGCCGGACCGTCCTGGGCCAGCCCGTCGAGGGCCTTGTCGAGCCCCGGGTGGTGCAACGTCTCGCCGCCGCGCAGCAGCCGGCCGCCCGGCGCGTAGATCTCGCCGCCGTCGCTCGGCGTCAGCGCCGGCGCGACGCTGACCAGCGTGCGGGCCTGGGCCTCGGGCAGGGCGACGCCGGCCCGGGCCAGCAGCACGGCCGGCTCGACGACCTCGTGCCAGGGCAGCTTGCCCCACCGCCGGTGCACCTCGCCGCAGCCGGCCGGCACGCCGGGGATGCCGACGCTCGGCCCACCGATCGAGTACGGCATCGGCACGCCACCGAAGGTGACCTCGATCGGCAGCATCGGCTGCGGCGCCACGTCACCGTCGAGGCCCGGGATCGAGCAGAAGAAGTCGAGGCAGGTCACCGTGCGGGTGGCGGCGTCGTAGAACGTCGCGAACCCGCCGCCGCCGATCCCGGTCAGCACGCTCTCGGACGCGGAGCAGGCCAGCACGGCGGCGACCGCCGCGTCGGCGGCCGAGCCACCCGAGGCCAGGATCCGCAGTCCCACCTCGGTGGTTGCCGGATGCCCGGCTGCCACACCGGCTTTCACCGGCATCACCCCTTTTACGGCCGATAATCCCCGCTCGCGCCGCAGCGTAGAGGTAAACCTCCCGCTCGCGCGCCCGGATGGCTAACATCCCGCCTCATGGACGCGCAGCCGGCCCAACCGGCGATCAGTCATTGGTTGGTACTCTACCGACTATGACGACGTTCGCCGGCATCTATGCCCGGATCAGCGACGACCGCGAGGGCCTGGCCCACGGCGTGGACTCCCAGCTCCAGGACGGCCGGGCGCTGTGTGAGCGCGAGGGCCTCGCGATCTACGACACGTACGTGGACAACGACCTGTCCGCCAGCACCAAGGCCCGCCGGGAGCGGCCGGACTACCAACGGCTCCTCGCGGACGCTCGGGCCGGCCGGGTCCAGGTGATCGTCTCGCTGTCCTCCTCCCGGCTCACCCGCACCCCGCGCGAGCACGAAGACCAGATCGAGCTGGCCCAGCGCCACGGCACGCGGTACCTCTTCGGGAAGTCCCCGGCGCTGGACCTGAACACCGCCGACGGTCGGATGGTCGCCCGGATGCTCGCGAGCACCGACGCGGCCGAGGCCGAGCGGACCCAGGAGCGGGTGCGGCGCGAGGCCCGGCGGCGGGCCGAGGCGGGCGAGTTCCACGGCGGCCGGCGCGGCTACGGGATCACCGCCGACG
Protein-coding regions in this window:
- a CDS encoding ester cyclase produces the protein MSDHESAVRRLIADVWNGANEATAYELIAPDCPGLGASGPVGVLAWHQERRASFPDLRYKIVDLVVSADRAAVHWRAAGTQLGQFGPVPPTGTVVSYSGATFLRFDADGLIADVWSVNELFQLLQQLGVEMLPPA
- a CDS encoding complex I subunit 1 family protein, producing MPLWLEVLVRVVGVVAAFLVLPLVVGQTEHKVMAHMQGRLGPMYAGAYHGWAQLIADGIKFVQKEDVTPAAADRAVFRLAPLVALVPYLLVLLVVPLGPGDLVGQNLDVGLFFVLAVLGVGVVAVLMSAWASANKYSLLGGLRGAAQLLGYELPMVLAAASVAMAAGTLSLTGIVEAWRPWWLLWQLPALVVFFVAGLAEIRRPPFDMPIADSELVFGYMTEYTGLRFAFFLLAEYVGIVVIAALTTVLFLGGWKGPFDDQLGWLWTLVKIFAVAFVVIWFRVAYPRLREDQLQRLCWLVLVPVSLGQLVLTAAVRVAL
- a CDS encoding NADH-quinone oxidoreductase subunit C, producing the protein MTPEEIGARLTELVTGEASVSGGNDHARATVDVPAAGWAEAARVARDDAALACDFFDWLSAVDELDEGFAIVAHLWSTTHKHGVLLRTRVPRTEPVVDTVVPIFPGAAWHERETHEMFGVDFAGHADLRPLLLPPEFEGHPLRKEFVLAARVAKAWPGAKEPGESEAGTSKRAPMRPPGVPAPGEWGPA
- a CDS encoding 2-oxoglutarate and iron-dependent oxygenase domain-containing protein; protein product: MASTRLPVIDVGPLRSGTDPERVAREIESACRDTGFFYVTGHGVPAALLARMDAAARTFFALSEAEKMAIAMPHAGPAWRGYFPLGGELTAGRPDRKEGIYFGEELADGDPRAGLPLHGRNLFPAAVPELRAAVLDYVTALTGLAQDVMRGVARSLDLPADYFAAGYTRVPTVLFRIFHYPPQPPDTDEWGVGEHTDYGLLTLLAQDQNGGLSVRTPGGWVDAPPLPGTFVCNIGDMLERLTGGWYRSTVHRVRNVSGNERLSYPFFFDPDFSAEVPPLPGRARTTATGEPRWDGADPVAFTGTYGDYLTAKVAKVFPELFEATR
- a CDS encoding SigE family RNA polymerase sigma factor, whose translation is MADKLDFAEFYAAWFRPLTHQLFAHTGDLAEAQDVVQEAFCRAWPRWSTLDDPGAWVRRVAWNLATSRWRRARRLLHLTRAVREEHAPGPGPDAVALRAALATLPERQRQAVVLYYLADVSITEIAELTGAAEGTVKSWLHRGRATLALRLADDDVTTGSGVRSA
- a CDS encoding helix-turn-helix domain-containing GNAT family N-acetyltransferase → MEPIARVRAFNRFYTRVIGVLGESLLDTPYSLAEARVLFELAQADRVEVVDLRRSLGLDAGYLSRVLGRFESDGLAERARSASDGRRQVVSLTAAGRAAARDLDARSRSDVGALLEPLPDGQRRRLLGAMDAIEQVLDPAAPPGLVVLRPPVAGDLGWIVRRHGELYAAAHGWDARFEAYVARIVGEFGTSPDPAREALWIAESDGVPVGSIMCARDDDETARLRVLLVEPAARGLGLGGRLVDECLRFARRAGYRRIVLSTYEAMAEARRIYQRAGFHLDRAEPVREFGADLIDESWSMDLVS
- a CDS encoding glucose 1-dehydrogenase, producing MRALTVTPGTKDTLRLDQDFPEPDPREGGLLVEAVAVGVCGTDREIIAADYGEAPPGAERLVIGHESLGRVVEDPSGRLAKGDLVAGIVRHPDPVPCPNCAAGQWDMCRNGQYTEHGIKGLDGFARDRWRIEPEHAVRLDQSLGLLGVLLEPTSVVAKAWELIDRFIERDPWKPANVLITGAGPIGLLAALLGQQRGLDVHVLDLATDGPKPQLTHDLGATYHSKPVHELGFEPDLVLECTGAPPVVFGVMDAVGPCGIVCLTGVSTGGHQIPVDAGALNRALVLENNVVFGSVNANARHWQAGAEALAAADRDWLGRLITRRVPVENYTEAYAAQAGDIKVVVEFNP
- a CDS encoding glutamate-5-semialdehyde dehydrogenase; amino-acid sequence: MSVREQAERARVAAVALAATPRAVKDRALLGMADALVARAPEVLEANAADLAAGRAAGLSDAILDRLALTAPRVSAIAGALREMAALPDPVGEVVRGSTLPNGLELRQIRVPFGVVGMIYEGRPNVTVDAAGICLKSGNAALLRGSSSAANSNAALVEILREALEVAGLPADAVQLLDSSSRDSVKELMRARGLVDVLIPRGGASLIRAVVEESTVPVIETGVGNCHVYVDAAADLDKAVAIALNSKTQRLSTCNTAESLLVHADVADAFLPRVLATFAEAGVTVHGSPEVAAHSAAVVAATDEDFATEYLSADISAAVVPSLSAAVDHIRRYGTQHTEAIVTESLAAAREFVAAVDAAAVMVNASTRFTDGGEFGFGAEIGISTQKLHARGPMGLPELTSTKYVVTGDGQLRG
- the proB gene encoding glutamate 5-kinase: MREAVTTARRIVVKIGSSSLTTADGGLDAARVDALADVLADAARAGREVVLVSSGAIAAGLAPLGIPRRPRDLATQQAAASVGQGLLIGRYAAAFARHDLTVGQVLLTADDVTRRAHYRNAYRTLRKLLDFGAVPIVNENDTVATDEIRFGDNDRLAALVAALVQADLLVLLSDVDALYTGDPRRPGTRKIDEVRGEDDLAGVTIGGAGRAGVGTGGMVTKVEAARIATGFGIPVVLTAAPHAAAALAGEPVGTLFHRVAQRPAARLFWLAHATAPRGRLHLDPGAVQAVVARRKSLLPAGITAVDGVFTAGDPVDLVDSAGEPVARGLVNYDAVELPALLGRSTGDLAAELGPGYEREVVHRDDLVLL
- a CDS encoding MGMT family protein, translated to MDPEEYVEEVLAVVERIPAGRAMSYGAIADYLADRSGRSSARLVGSIMAKHGGSVPWHRVVAANGRVVPGHEGEALARHVAEATPLRNGRVDLSRAAWWPDER
- a CDS encoding gamma-glutamyltransferase; its protein translation is MPVKAGVAAGHPATTEVGLRILASGGSAADAAVAAVLACSASESVLTGIGGGGFATFYDAATRTVTCLDFFCSIPGLDGDVAPQPMLPIEVTFGGVPMPYSIGGPSVGIPGVPAGCGEVHRRWGKLPWHEVVEPAVLLARAGVALPEAQARTLVSVAPALTPSDGGEIYAPGGRLLRGGETLHHPGLDKALDGLAQDGPAIFYTGRYGDLLVKAVRAAGGAIGPADLAAYEVLELPVAQARLAGHNVYARTDLNGTIATISALPEPIQSLTRPKRAVAVADALREYGRPKIGDTTNVSVVDEEGNACVITTTLGIGAGVWLPGLGINLNSMLGEGELITEDMAPGQRMQSMMCPLVVVGDDGDLVLAAGSAGASRIRTALVDTLLGVLVDGLDTETAVARPRFHVVDNAVHAELGYPEDELAALADAGYTIVQWDELNHFFGGVSAVGVAGAGGDPRRGGTGQLL